The proteins below come from a single Malus domestica chromosome 03, GDT2T_hap1 genomic window:
- the LOC103429651 gene encoding peroxidase 3-like: MHYRLETLEVYEMKVNILLLICVVSGILVACEGGQLRKRFYEKTCPSAEDIVRDVTWNHVYSNPRLPAKLLRMHFHDCFVRGCDGSILLNSTANNTAEKAAVPNLSLSGFDVIDDIKEKLEEKCPGVVSCADILALAARDSVSFQYNKSMWEVLTGRRDGTISLVREALINIPAPFFNFTQLKQSFARKNLTVHDLVVLSGGHTIGVGGCPSFSNRLYNFTGKGDQDPSLDATYAEFLKTKCRSLNDTTTFVEMDPSSARNFDSSYYTVVKQHKGLFQSDAVLLTNKGASNIVAELEDLNKFFTEFAQSMKRMGAVEVLTGTSGQIRKKCWAVNSS; the protein is encoded by the exons ATGCATTATCGATTGGAAACCTTAGAAGTTTACGAGATGAAGGTTAATATTCTCTTACTCATCTGTGTAGTTTCCGGCATTCTCGTGGCCTGCGAAGGAGGCCAGCTGAGGAAGCGTTTCTATGAAAAGACCTGTCCTTCGGCTGAGGATATCGTCAGAGATGTCACCTGGAACCATGTCTACAGTAATCCCAGATTGCCTGCAAAGCTATTGAGAATGCATTTCCACGACTGTTTCGTCAGG GGTTGTGATGGCTCAATTTTGTTGAATTCAACAGCAAACAACACGGCAGAGAAGGCAGCAGTTCCAAACTTATCCTTGTCGGGATTCGATGTCATCGACGATATCAAAGAAAAACTAGAGGAGAAGTGTCCAGGAGTAGTCTCTTGTGCTGACATCTTAGCTTTGGCTGCTAGGGACTCCGTTTCGTTCCAA TACAATAAATCGATGTGGGAAGTGCTCACGGGGAGAAGAGACGGCACAATTTCTCTAGTTAGGGAGGCCTTGATTAACATTCCGGCACCTTTCTTCAATTTCACCCAACTCAAACAGAGTTTTGCCCGCAAGAATCTTACCGTGCATGACCTTGTGGTTTTATCAG GTGGACACACAATTGGAGTAGGCGGCTGCCCAAGCTTCAGCAACAGGCTCTACAACTTCACCGGAAAGGGTGATCAAGACCCTTCTTTGGATGCAACCTACGCTGAATTCCTGAAGACCAAATGCCGAAGCCTCAACGACACTACAACATTCGTGGAAATGGATCCCAGTAGCGCTCGAAACTTTGACAGCAGCTACTACACCGTCGTCAAGCAGCACAAGGGTCTCTTCCAATCTGATGCAGTCCTTTTAACAAACAAGGGTGCCAGCAATATCGTCGCAGAATTGGAGGACCTTAACAAGTTCTTCACGGAGTTTGCACAGTCAATGAAAAGGATGGGAGCCGTTGAGGTCCTTACAGGCACGTCCGGCCAGATCAGGAAGAAATGTTGGGCTGTGAATTCCAGTTAA